One Vicia villosa cultivar HV-30 ecotype Madison, WI unplaced genomic scaffold, Vvil1.0 ctg.000078F_1_1_2_unsc, whole genome shotgun sequence genomic region harbors:
- the LOC131623792 gene encoding uncharacterized protein LOC131623792, with protein MYSNPPMDYAYHTPSSHQWSIPPTYSTPTPTPSFPSFPWELFTPYYTHGSSSPKFYLNHGYSPHTPTSYPPPPNSYSSSHYPFYYNNHHQPLQSTKTYHTFTQHHPMNTSTHMGSYYQEATNQFHYPEISPVKQKSCKLSNLRFSSLLSVKTDKHKRGKRRTITRKEKRAYEPKTHTRFSTALLTISPEPQMLDSNTEPPDNNDPTVDDYNEAHEIVELNSVELLAKHLHFCEICGKGFKRDANLRLHLRTHTKSSPNVSATLALQHQFLSQRFRNTRSPAPNPPCQAESSLCEAANTPNFGLVVLRLIAEPAVDAQIRQSTAVNFKNHLRLRWELEESSILEAEKEHIKTLSVSLMLVVSPKTQSQLSEALAISGNHDFPKAWPTFLAELVTNLQNASQVNEYTSINDILSTVDSIFGKFRVQFHSSDIWIDSKYCLDNFAAHLLETLLKTASLIDVAAMAAPPLTIVTIIPTRYPASRLFTNIIFSVSYLMYLMEFELMNLSPDLANILLTVNLVFDPGPHQLWQRCFGDGVRWMKDCMTLMEDTRNSTNSMFRIVVDFVFSSFFDTNTYCSKSMFYNIVRGSLTMLKTTQIREKVLVSAKHYISDDGTIDGIDESYTVIDRNELMEIHIPSYLSSISKGVATVMVSDSSWNDRITTPHRVNCTDLFQARVFAGVYRFMVPNFFKNFINVLTVLAKNEFLYLHETEIFPANLASLVDAMSVFLLIVFLSRVSLRKILLIGEFEEYPDENRMHCTARLVDMLNSFANEFQNCDESNSTRDFLMDEIKVLEEAKCITLPNFMPRTAVLILLQRKLQVCTPRAAEHLISKKKRLQQELDVAREKLKHLQTDVKLLVKEVKSLRSSQLELKQQLDELKEENISAGSLELMEHRHYKNMTQFLASSAENGWQVLGGSVSSKEISLNEIEPGPPTILVLEP; from the coding sequence atgtactcaaatcctcctatggattatGCTTATCATACACCTTCATCTCATCAATGGAGCATTCCTCCAACCTATTCCACACCCACACCAACACCTTCATTTCCATCATTCCCATGGGAACTCTTCACACCTTACTACACTCATGGATCTTCATCACCAAAATTTTATCTAAATCATGGATATTCACCTCATACACCTACCTCATATCCACCACCACCTAACTCATATTCATCATCTCATTATCCATTCTACtacaataatcatcatcaaccaCTGCAATCAACAAAAACCTATCACACATTCACACAACATCATCCAATGAACACTTCCACCCATATGGGTAGTTACTACCAAGAAGCAACAAACCAATTTCACTATCCAGAAATTTCCCCTGTGAAACAGAAATCATGTAAGTTGTCTAACTTGAGATTCTCCTCCTTATTATCGGTTAAAACCGACAAACacaaaagaggaaaaagaagaactataacaagaaaagaaaagagagcttatgaaccaaaaactcacacaagATTTTCGACGGCGTTACTAACCATTTCACCAGAACCACAGATGCTCGATTCAAACACCGAACCTCCCGACAACAACGACCCCACGGTGGATGACTACAACGAAGCTCACGAAATCGTGGAGCTCAACTCCGTGGAACTGCTCGCGAAACATCTCCATTtctgtgagatttgtgggaaagGTTTCAAGCGCGACGCAAATCTCCGACTGCACTTGCGAACCCACACCAAATCCTCTCCCAACGTTTCCGCAACACTCGCTCTCCAGCACCAATTCCTCTCCCAACGTTTCCGCAACACTCGCTCTCCAGCACCAAATCCTCCCTGCCAAGCAGAATCCTCCCTCTGTGAAGCCGCCAACACTCCCAACTTCGGCCTCGTCGTACTCCGCCTCATCGCCGAACCAGCCGTCGATGCTCAGATCCGTCAATCCACAGCCGTCAACTTCAAAAACCACCTCCGTCTCCGATGGGAGTTAGAAGAGAGCTCCATCCTTGAAGCCGAGAAAGAACATATCAAAACCCTATCCGTTTCTCTCATGCTTGTCGTTTCTCCCAAAACCCAATCTCAACTTAGCGAAGCTCTAGCTATCAGTGGTAACCACGATTTTCCTAAAGCATGGCCTACGTTTCTCGCTGAACTCGTCACCAATCTCCAGAATGCATCTCAGGTTAACGAGTACACTTCCATTAACGACATTCTTAGTACTGTTGATTCAATTTTCGGGAAATTTCGTGTTCAGTTTCATTCCAGTGATATTTGGATTGACTCGAAGTATTGTCTCGATAATTTCGCTGCTCATTTGCTTGAAACTTTGCTTAAAACTGCATCGTTGATTGACGTTGCTGCTATGGCGGCACCTCCACTCACAATCGTAACTATAATTCCCACAAGGTACCCTGCTTCAAGACTTTTCACCAATATCATTTTCAGTGTGTCCTATTTAATGTATCTCATGGAATTTGAGCTCATGAATCTTAGTCCAGACTTGGCAAATATTCTATTGACAGTAAATCTAGTTTTTGATCCTGGACCACACCAATTGTGGCAACGTTGCTTTGGGGATGGCGTGAGATGGATGAAAGATTGTATGACATTAATGGAAGACACTCGGAACAGTACCAATTCAATGTTTAGGATCGTTGTGGATTTTGTTTTCTCCTCTTTTTTTGATACTAACACTTACTGCTCCAAATCTATGTTCTACAACATTGTTAGAGGTTCCTTAACAATGTTAAAAACAACACAAATAAGAGAAAAGGTTCTAGTTTCTGCTAAGCACTACATTAGTGACGATGGAACAATCGACGGGATTGATGAGAGTTACACTGTTATAGATAGAAATGAATTGATGGAAATTCACATACCAAGCTACTTAAGTTCCATTAGCAAGGGTGTGGCAACTGTTATGGTATCTGACTCAAGTTGGAATGATAGAATCACCACTCCGCATCGTGTAAACTGCACAGATTTGTTTCAAGCAAGAGTTTTTGCAGGCGTTTACAGGTTCATGGTTCCAAATTTCTTCAAGAATTTCATTAACGTTCTTACCGTATTGGCGAAAAATGAATTTCTCTATTTACATGAGACGGAAATTTTTCCTGCTAATTTGGCCTCATTGGTAGATGCAATGTCTGTTTTTCTGCTAATTGTTTTTCTTTCAAGAGTTTCTCTAAGAAAGATTCTTCTGATAGGTGAATTTGAAGAGTATCCGGATGAGAACCGAATGCATTGCACTGCTCGGTTAGTCGATATGCTGAATTCATTTGCAAATGAGTTTCAAAATTGTGATGAAAGTAATTCTACCAGAGATTTTCTTATGGATGAGATCAAAGTTCTTGAGGAAGCCAAGTGTATTACTCTTCCAAATTTCATGCCAAGAACTGCTGTTCTTATATTACTTCAGCGAAAATTGCAGGTTTGTACTCCTCGAGCAGCGGAGCATCTTATTTCTAAGAAGAAAAGGTTGCAGCAAGAACTAGACGTGGCTAGAGAGAAACTTAAGCACTTGCAGACAGATGTAAAGTTGCTAGTAAAGGAGGTGAAGTCCCTTAGAAGCTCTCAGTTAGAACTAAAGCAGCAGCTCGACGAATTGAAGGAGGAAAATATAAGTGCAGGCTCACTTGAGTTAATGGAACATAGACATTACAAGAACATGACGCAGTTCTTAGCATCTTCCGCTGAAAATGGTTGGCAAGTTCTTGGTGGTTCTGTCTCCTCTAAAGAGATTTCGTTGAATGAGATTGAACCTGGTCCGCCGACTATTCTtgttttag